The stretch of DNA ACCCGCGACCGCAGGACCACCTGGTCCGACGTCGTCAACGGCGTCATCCGCGCCTCGTTGTACGACGCGGCCGCACCCTCGGCGTACGTGAAGCCGGTCGTGTGCCGCACCCGCAGCTGCATGGGTCGCGGCGACCCGCTCTGCCACTGCGACGCCGACCCCTGACCCTGCATGCTCACAGCGAGACCCCTCCCGTCCACGCGTGCGTGTCCGAGTGCGAGAAGTAGCGCGCGCCGACCGCCTCGCTCGCGGCCGCGCACGTGCGCTGCAGCCGCTCCATCTCGATCGGCATCGCCTCGACGATCTCCGCCAGCGGCCGGTACTCCAGCTCGGTGCGCGCCCGACCCAGCAGCCGCTGCGCCTCGTCGCCGAACCCGGCACGCTGTCCGCGCGCCTCCAGACGGCTCAACGCCCGCTCGGCCTCCATCAGCGCCGAGACCACCGACCGCGGGAACCACCGGTCCAGCAGCAGGAACTCCGCCGCCTGACGGTCGCCCTCCAGACCCCGGTACGCACGGATGAACGCCTCGTAGGCACCGCACGCCCGCAGCGTCGTCGGCCAGGCCACCTGGGTGTCCGATGCCAGCGCCGCCGTCGACAGCAGCCGCGCCGTCATGTCGACGCGCTCGATGCTGCGCCCCAGCACGAAGAAGTTCCAGCCCTCGTCGCGCGGCATCGTCCCGTCGGCGATGCCGTTGACCATCGCCGTCCGGTTGCGCACCCACGCGAACATGTCCGGCGGGCGCTTCGTCCGCGCCGACGGCAGACCGCGCCACATCGTGTTGATCGACGCCCAGATGTCGGTCGACAACGTCTCCCGTGCGCCCCGCGCACCCTCGCGTGCGGCCGTGATCGCCGACGCGATCGACCCGGGCGAGTCGACGTTGTGCGCCAGCAGGTCGAGGATCGTCCACCGGTTGACCGCACCCGTGTGACCCTCCACCCCCATGACCGACAGGAGCTGCTGGCACGACGCGGCCTCGTCGATCGCCGGGTCCTCCACCAGCACCTGCAGCTGGACGTCGAGGATCCGCGCAGTGTCATCGGCGCGCTCGAGGTAGCGCCCGATCCAGAACAACGACTCCGCGATCCGGCTCAGCATCAGAGGTCGCCCCCGTCCTCGGTCAGCACCGACGGCGCAGCCGCCCGCATGCTCTTGGCCTTCTCCGGACCGTCGGCCTCCTCGTCGACCGCGTCCTTCGGGTCCGCGGGCGTCGACGGGTCGGCCAGCACCCACGTGTCCTTCGAGCCGCCACCGCGGGAGGAGTTCACGATCAGCTCGCCCTCGGGCAGCGCCACCCGCGTCAGGCCGCCCGGCAGCACGTAGACGTCGTCGCCGTCGTTCACCGCGAACGGCCGCAGGTCGACGTGCCGCGGCCGGATGCCCTGCTCCACGAGCGTCGGCACCGTCGACAGGGAGATCACCGGCTGCGCGATCCACGCGCGCGGGTCGGCGTGGATCTTGACCCGCAGCTCGTCGAGCTCCTCGCGCGACGCCGCAGGACCGATGACGATGCCCTTGCCGCCCGACCCGTCGACCGGCTTGAGGACGAGCTCGTCCAGCCGGTCGAGCACCTCCTCGCGCTGGTCGGCGTCGCCGAGGCGCCAGGTGTCGACGTTGCGCAGCACCGGCTCCTCGCCGAGGTAGTAGCGGATCAGGTCGGGCACGTAGGTGTAGATGAGCTTGTCGTCGGCCACCCCGTTGCCGACCGCGTTCGCGATGGTCACGTTGCCGGCGCGGGCCGCGTTGACCAGGCCCGGAACGCCCAGCACCGACTCCGGGTAGAACTGCATGGGATCGAGGAACTCGTCGTCGATGCGCCGGTAGATCACGTGCACCGGCTCGAGCCCGCGCGTCGTGCGCATCGAGACCCGGCCCTGCTGGCACACCAGGTCGCGGCCCTCGACGAGCTCGACGCCCATCGTGCGGGCGAGCAGCGTGTGCTCGAAGTAGGCGGAGTTGTAGACGCCGGGCGTCAGCACCACGACGTTCGGGTCGCTCACGCCCGACGGCGCCGCGGCACGCAGCGCCGCGAGCAGGTTGCGCGAGTACTGCTGCACCGGACGGATGCGGTGGTCGGCGAACACCTCCGGCAGCGCCGCGGACATCGCCGGCCGGTTCGTCATGACGTAGGAGACGCCCGACGGGACGCGGCAGTTGTCCTCCAGGACCCGGAAGTCGCCCTGGCCGTCACGGATCAGGTCGATGCCCGAGATGTGCACCCGCACCCCGTTCGGCGGCTCGATCCCGGCGACGACGCGGTGGTAGTGCGGCGACGTCAGCACCGTCTCGCGGGGCACGACCCCGTCGGTGAACACCTCGCCCGGTCCGTACACGTCGGCCAGGAACGCCTCGAGCGCCTTCACCCGCTGACGCACGCCGGTGTCGACGTCGGTCCAGTCCCGCGCCTCGATGATGCGGGGCACGATGTCGAGCGGGAAGGGCCGCTCCTCGCCGCCGACGCCGAACGTGACGCCCTGGTCGAGGTAGGCCGACGCGAGCGACTCCGCGCGGGCCCGGATCTCGTCGTTGCCCATCCGGGTGAACGCCGCGTGCACCTGCGCGTACTCCGAGCGCAGCGTCGAGTCGTCGAACATCTCGTCGAACCCGGCCACAGGTCCGTAGCCGTCGAAGAGGTGCGCGTCGCTCACGGGGGCCACCCTAGGGAGGAGAGGTGTCGATCATGTTTCGTGACCTGTCTAGCGGAGACCCGGTCGGCCTGCACCCCAGAAGCACCCGGCCGGTTGGCCGCGGACCGCGCTTCCTCCTAGGGTCGAGCCATGAGCGGCGACGGGGAGCGGACGGAGCAGGGCGACGGGTCCAAGCCCGGGATCAAGGACCGGATCGCAGGCTGGCACCCCGTGCTCGCCCACGTCATCCGCACCCTCGACCACTACGGCGCGCACCGCGGCAACCTCGCCGCCGGCGGCGCCACCTACTTCGGCTTCCTCAGCTTCTTCCCCCTCCTGGCCGTCTCCTTCGCCGTCGTGGGGCAGCTGTCGGAGATCTACCCCGACGCCCAGCAGGACTTCGTCGACGCCCTCAGCGGGGTGCTTCCCGGCATCGTGTCCGTCGACCCGCAGCCCGGTCGCATCGCGCTGACGGAGATCGCCTCCAACGCGCCGGCCATCTACACGGTGGGTCTGCTCACGGCGCTCTACGCCGGACTCAACTGGGTCAGCGGGCTGCGCGACGGGCTCAACCAGATGCTCGAGCTGCCCACGTCGGAGACCGGCAACATCGTGAAGGCGAAGGGCACCGACCTGGTCACGCTCGTGGTGCTGGGCTTCATCCTGCTCCTCTCGGTGTCCGTCGGCGGCCTGCCCGTCGCGCTCGGCACCTTCCTGCTCGACCTCGTCGGACTGCCCGGGCCGGTCGGCACCGTGTTGCTGACGCTGCTGTCGGTGGTCGTCGGCCTGGCCGTCAGCACCGTGCTGTTCTGGGCGATCTTCCGCCTGCTGCCGAAGCCCGACCTGCCCGAGCACGCGCTGTGGCGCGGCGCCCTGTTCGCCGCCGTCGGCTTCGAGCTCATCAAGCAGTTCGCGAGCCTGGTGCTGCGCGGCGCCAGCTCGGTGCCGGTCGCGTCGCTCGCCATCGCCCTGACGCTGGTGGTCTGGATCTACTTCTTCTCCCGGCTCGTCATGTACGGCATCTCCTGGGCGTGCACCGACGAGTCGACCTTGGCCGAGCTCGCCGAGCTGGAGGACGCCGACGACGAGGCGCAGGCCGTCCGTGACGACGACGACGACCTCGACGAGGAGCCGGTCGACGTCGGGTACGTGCGCCCGCTCGTCGTGGGCCTGGGGCTCGGGACGCTGCTCGGCGCCGTGCTGGGCCGCTCCACCCGCGACGACTGACGGCTCCTAGGCTGCTGCCATGAGCAGCCACGGCTCGCAGCCCCGCCCCTCGGCCCGCACGATGTCGGCCGAGGAGACCCGTGCGCTACAGGTCGTGCGCCGCCGGACGACCGCCATCTGCTTCTTCGTCGTCGCGATCCACGGCGTCATCGGGCTGGTCGTCGTGGCCGACGTCATCGCCCGCCAGGGCCGGCAGAGCGGGGCCGTCGTGCTGGTCGTCATGTCGGCGTTCCTCGCCATCGGCATCAGCGTCGCCGTGCGCGCGATCCTGGCCGCCCGGCCGGTCTTCTCGTGGCCGTGGGTCCTGGTCTCGCTCGTGCCGTCGGCCGCCGGTCTCGTGTGGGTGCTCTGACCTTCACCGGCACGACACACGCGCTTCACCCCCCGATGTCGGGCGTGGCGGATACTCTGGCCGTGGAAAGGGTCCGCCCATGGCCGAGCACGTCCTGGTCCTGAACGCCAGCTACGAGCCGCTGCAACGCGTGTCCCTGCGGCACGCCATCAAGATGCTCGTGCGCGAGGTGGCGGTCATCGAGGAGGAGGCCGAGGGCACCTTCGGTCCATTCCCCAAGCCCAAGGTCCTGCGACTCGTCCGCTACGTCGTCACCCGCTGGCGGCACCGGCGCGGGCACCTGTGCACGAAGTCGGCGGTCAAGGCCCGCGACCGGATGTGCGCCTACTGCGGCGGACGCGCCGAGACCGTCGACCACGTGCTGCCACGCAGCCGCGGCGGTGCGCTCACCTGGGAGAACGCCGTCGCCGCGTGCCTGCGCTGCAACCATCGCAAGGCCGACCGCACGCCCGCCGAGGCCGGCATGACCCTGCTCATCACCCCGGCCGCTCCGCCGCCCGGGTTCCTCGTCGGCTGACCCGCTCGCGGTCCGGGCGCCGTGGGGTCCGTCGGCCTACGATGGACCGCACACGGAAGAGGTGACGATGACCGAGCGGCGGGCCCTGGGCGCCGGTGACGTGCTCGACGGTCGCTACGTGCTGCAGGACCTCGTCACGGAGAAGCTCGGGTCGTCCACCTGGCGCGCGCACGACCGTGTGCTCGCGCGCAACGTCGGCATCGAGATGGTCCCCAGCGACGACCCGCGCGCCGACAACTTCCTCGAGGCGGCCCGACAGTCGACGTCGGTCACCGATCCACGGTTCCTGCGCGTGCTCGACCTCGTCGAGGCCGACCACGACCACCACGTCATCGTGCGGGAGTGGGCGCGGGCATTCCCGCTCGACCAGCTGCTGCGCCAGTCGCCGCTGCCCAACCGACGCGCCGCGACCGTGGTCGCGGAGGTCGCTGAAGCCCTCGCGCACGCGCACGAGAAGAACCTGTTCCACCGTCGCCTCACCCCGCACCACGTCCTCCTCAAGCAGACCGGGGCGGTGCGCATCGTCGGCCTCGGCGTCGCGACCGCCCTGGCACCGGCCGGCCACCAGGACACCTTCGAGGACCTCCGGGCGTACGAGCAGATGGACGTCGAGGCCCTGGGCAAGCTGTTGTACGCGTGCCTCGTGGCCCGCTGGCCCGGGGTCGGCGTCGATGGCCTGCGCGCCGCGCCGGCCGAGGGCGGCAAGCTGCTGCGCCCCCGGCAGGTGCGCGCGGGCGTCTCCCGCGACGTCGACGCCGTCGTCGACCGGATCCTCGGGCGCCCACCGCTGAACCACCGCACCCCGCTGCGCACGGCCGCCGACATCGGTCGCGCGCTGCGGCTCACGGGCGAGGACGAGGCCGACGTCGACGACCCGAGCCCGCTGCACATCTCCTCGCCCGACCTGCTGCGCCTCGACCCCGTCATCGTGCCGGAGGGGCCCCCGCCGGGTCTGGAGCCGCCCCGGCGACGTCCGAAGGCCTTCGAACCGGCCCCGCCGACCACGTTCGAGCGGAGCGTGCACCGCGCCAGGCGTGCCACCGCGGGCGGCGACCGCAAGCTGGTCCTCGCCGGCGTGGCACTCACGCTCGCCGTCGTCGGGCTGCTCGCCTTCGCCGTCGGACGGTTCACCGGCGAGGACCGTCGGCCGCCGACCGCGACCGTCGCCACCGAGGAGGCGCCGGCCCGCATCCTGCGGATCGCGTCGGTGCGCGACCTCGACCCGCAGGGCCAGGACGGCCAGGAGAACCCCGAGGACGTGGGGCTCGCCGTCGACGGCAACCCCGAGACGGGCTGGCGCACCAGCACCTACTACCGCCGCGCCGACCTCGGTGGCCTGAAGGACGGCGTGGGCCTCGTGGTCGACCTGGGCGGCCCGCGCGAGGTCGACTCGATGCGGATCCTGCTCGGCGGCGCCGGCACCGCGCTCACGGTCTACGCGACGAGCCCCGGCGGGGAGGTGCCGGGCAGCCTGCGCGACCTGCGCCGCATCGCGACCCTCGACGACGCCGGCACCGACGTCACCGTCACGTTCCCGGCGAACACCATCACCCGTCGGGTCGTGGTGTGGCTGACGGCGCTGCCCCAGGTGGGTCCCGGCGAGTTCCAGGGCGACGTCCGCGAGATCAGCCTCAAGGGTCGACGGTGACGATCCTGCCCCCGTCGCTCCGGTCGGGCAGCGGAATGATCCCCACCTAGACTGCGTTGAGCAGAGGAAGACCGTCTACGAGAAGGCACCCATGAGCACTGAGTCGTCCGCCAATGACGTCCGCAACCTGATCATCATCGGCTCCGGCCCGTCGGGCTACACCGCAGCCGTGTACGCGGCCCGCGCGAACCTCGCCCCGCTCGTCTTCGAGGGCTCGGTCACCGCCGGCGGCGCGCTGATGAACACGACCGAGGTCGAGAACTTCCCCGGCTTCCCCGAGGGCATCATGGGCCCGGCGCTGATGGACAACTTCCGCGCGCAGGCCGAGCGCTTCGGCGCCGAGCTGATCGCCGACGACGTCACGTCGGTCGACCTCACGGGCGAGGTCAAGTCGGTCTCGCTCGCCGACGGCACCACCTACCGTGCGCACGCTGTCGTCCTGGCCATGGGCTCGGGCTACCGCAAGCTCGGCGTGGCCCGTGAGGACGAGCTGTCGGGCCACGGCGTCAGCTGGTGCGCCACGTGCGACGGCTTCTTCTTCCGCGAGCAGAACATCGTGGTCGTGGGCGGCGGCGACTCCGCCGTCGAGGAGGCCACGTTCCTCACCCGCTTCGCCTCGAAGGTCACGCTCGTGCACCGCCGCGACGAGCTGCGCGCCTCCAAGATCATGCAGGACCGCGCGATCGCCAACGAGAAGATCGAGTTCGCCTGGAACTCCGAGGTCGCCGAGCTG from Aeromicrobium erythreum encodes:
- a CDS encoding circularly permuted type 2 ATP-grasp protein, coding for MSDAHLFDGYGPVAGFDEMFDDSTLRSEYAQVHAAFTRMGNDEIRARAESLASAYLDQGVTFGVGGEERPFPLDIVPRIIEARDWTDVDTGVRQRVKALEAFLADVYGPGEVFTDGVVPRETVLTSPHYHRVVAGIEPPNGVRVHISGIDLIRDGQGDFRVLEDNCRVPSGVSYVMTNRPAMSAALPEVFADHRIRPVQQYSRNLLAALRAAAPSGVSDPNVVVLTPGVYNSAYFEHTLLARTMGVELVEGRDLVCQQGRVSMRTTRGLEPVHVIYRRIDDEFLDPMQFYPESVLGVPGLVNAARAGNVTIANAVGNGVADDKLIYTYVPDLIRYYLGEEPVLRNVDTWRLGDADQREEVLDRLDELVLKPVDGSGGKGIVIGPAASREELDELRVKIHADPRAWIAQPVISLSTVPTLVEQGIRPRHVDLRPFAVNDGDDVYVLPGGLTRVALPEGELIVNSSRGGGSKDTWVLADPSTPADPKDAVDEEADGPEKAKSMRAAAPSVLTEDGGDL
- a CDS encoding YihY/virulence factor BrkB family protein, which translates into the protein MSGDGERTEQGDGSKPGIKDRIAGWHPVLAHVIRTLDHYGAHRGNLAAGGATYFGFLSFFPLLAVSFAVVGQLSEIYPDAQQDFVDALSGVLPGIVSVDPQPGRIALTEIASNAPAIYTVGLLTALYAGLNWVSGLRDGLNQMLELPTSETGNIVKAKGTDLVTLVVLGFILLLSVSVGGLPVALGTFLLDLVGLPGPVGTVLLTLLSVVVGLAVSTVLFWAIFRLLPKPDLPEHALWRGALFAAVGFELIKQFASLVLRGASSVPVASLAIALTLVVWIYFFSRLVMYGISWACTDESTLAELAELEDADDEAQAVRDDDDDLDEEPVDVGYVRPLVVGLGLGTLLGAVLGRSTRDD
- a CDS encoding alpha-E domain-containing protein, which gives rise to MLSRIAESLFWIGRYLERADDTARILDVQLQVLVEDPAIDEAASCQQLLSVMGVEGHTGAVNRWTILDLLAHNVDSPGSIASAITAAREGARGARETLSTDIWASINTMWRGLPSARTKRPPDMFAWVRNRTAMVNGIADGTMPRDEGWNFFVLGRSIERVDMTARLLSTAALASDTQVAWPTTLRACGAYEAFIRAYRGLEGDRQAAEFLLLDRWFPRSVVSALMEAERALSRLEARGQRAGFGDEAQRLLGRARTELEYRPLAEIVEAMPIEMERLQRTCAAASEAVGARYFSHSDTHAWTGGVSL
- a CDS encoding protein kinase family protein, which gives rise to MTERRALGAGDVLDGRYVLQDLVTEKLGSSTWRAHDRVLARNVGIEMVPSDDPRADNFLEAARQSTSVTDPRFLRVLDLVEADHDHHVIVREWARAFPLDQLLRQSPLPNRRAATVVAEVAEALAHAHEKNLFHRRLTPHHVLLKQTGAVRIVGLGVATALAPAGHQDTFEDLRAYEQMDVEALGKLLYACLVARWPGVGVDGLRAAPAEGGKLLRPRQVRAGVSRDVDAVVDRILGRPPLNHRTPLRTAADIGRALRLTGEDEADVDDPSPLHISSPDLLRLDPVIVPEGPPPGLEPPRRRPKAFEPAPPTTFERSVHRARRATAGGDRKLVLAGVALTLAVVGLLAFAVGRFTGEDRRPPTATVATEEAPARILRIASVRDLDPQGQDGQENPEDVGLAVDGNPETGWRTSTYYRRADLGGLKDGVGLVVDLGGPREVDSMRILLGGAGTALTVYATSPGGEVPGSLRDLRRIATLDDAGTDVTVTFPANTITRRVVVWLTALPQVGPGEFQGDVREISLKGRR
- a CDS encoding HNH endonuclease; its protein translation is MAEHVLVLNASYEPLQRVSLRHAIKMLVREVAVIEEEAEGTFGPFPKPKVLRLVRYVVTRWRHRRGHLCTKSAVKARDRMCAYCGGRAETVDHVLPRSRGGALTWENAVAACLRCNHRKADRTPAEAGMTLLITPAAPPPGFLVG
- the trxB gene encoding thioredoxin-disulfide reductase → MSTESSANDVRNLIIIGSGPSGYTAAVYAARANLAPLVFEGSVTAGGALMNTTEVENFPGFPEGIMGPALMDNFRAQAERFGAELIADDVTSVDLTGEVKSVSLADGTTYRAHAVVLAMGSGYRKLGVAREDELSGHGVSWCATCDGFFFREQNIVVVGGGDSAVEEATFLTRFASKVTLVHRRDELRASKIMQDRAIANEKIEFAWNSEVAELHGEGRLEKVTLRDTVTGETRDVDATGLFIAIGHDPRSELLTGQVDLDDEGYVLVQQGSTATNLSGVFAAGDLVDHTYRQAITAAGTGCAAALDAERFLADREQAGQPAPDVAMAQWAE